TCCGGCGTTCGACACCTTTCGCGCCTACGACGACCCGGTTTTCCAGCCCATGCAGAGCCGGCCTGCTTGAAGCGGCTGGCGGGCAAAAATCATTGGCTTGCGCCCAGCGCCAGCGCCCTGGCGCGCGAGTCGTTCAAGGCTTGCGGCTCCGCCGGCGCGGCTGTCGGCCAGCCGCCCATGTGCCGGATGCCGAGTTCGCTCAAGGCCGCCAGCCACTGCGGGCTGTCGTTCAGGCATTCGATGTAGTTGAAGGTCTTGCCGCCTGCCTGCAAAAAGGCATGGCGCGCTTCCATCGAGATTTCCTCCAGCGTTTCCAGGCAGTCGCCGGTAAAGCCGGGGCAGACCACATCGACGCTTTTGACGCCTGACCGCGCCATCTGGACGAGGGTCGGCTCGGTGTAGGGCTCCAGCCATTTGGCCTTGCCAAAACGGGACTGGAAGGTGACCTTGTAGCGGTCCTTAGGCAGCGCCAGTTTTTCGGCCACCAGCCGCGCCGTTTTCTGGCATTCGCAGTGGTAGGGGTCGCCCAGCTGCAGGGTGCGCTCGGGCACGCCATGAAAGCTCATCACCAGCTGCTCGGCCTGGCCGCTTTGCTGCCAGTGCCTGCGGATCTTGTCGGCCAGCGCGGCGATGTAGCCGGGGTCGTCGTGGTAATGATTGATGAAGCGGAATTCGGGAATCCGGCGAATCCTGGCGGCCCAGGCGTACACCGCGTCAAACACGCTGGCCGTCGTGGTGCCGCTGTACTGCGGGTAGGCCGGCAGGATCAGCACGCGCGTCACGCCGTCCGCCTTGAGCTGGTCGAGCTGCGAGGCAATCGACGGGTTGCCGTAGCGCATGGCGTAGCGCACTTCGACCGCATGCCCGCGCTTGCCGAGGTAGCCGCGCAGCATGAGCGCCTGCTTTTCGGTCCAGACCTTGAGCGGCGAGCCTTCGGGCAGCCAGACGCTGGCGTACTTGGCGGCCGATTTCTTGGGGCGAGTGCGCAAGATGATGCCGTGCAAAATCAGCCACCAGACAGCCCTGGGAATCTCCACCACGCGCGCATCGCTCAAAAATTCGCCCAGGTAGCGGCGCAGCGCCGGGGCCGTGGGTTCGTCGGGCGTGCCCAGGTTGCAGAGCAAAATGGCGGTGGTGGCAAGCGCTTGGGGCGGCGCGCCGTGGGTGAAGGTGGGCTCGGGTGCAAATGACATGCGGTATTCTCGCCCAAGCCATGCTTGACCTTACCCTTATCAAAGCCATTACCCTCGATCTGGACGATACCCTCTGGCCGGTCTGGCCGGCCATAGCGCGGGCCGAGCAGGCGCTGCTTGACTGGCTGGCCCGGCATGCCCCACGGACGGCGGCATTGCAGGCCCAGCCGGCGGCGCGCCACGAGATTCGCGAGCATGTCAACGGCTTGCATCCGGAACTGAAGCACAACTTGAGCGCCCTGCGCAGCAAGGCCATCCGGCTGGCCCTGAGCCGCAGCGGCGAAGACCCGGATTTGGCCGAGCCCGCGTTTGAGATTTTTTTTGCCGAGCGCAACCGCGTCACGCTGTTCGGCGACGTGCCGCAGTCGCTGGAATTTTTGGCGGGCCGCTTTCCGCTGGTGGCGCTGTCCAACGGCAACGCCGACATCCAGCGCATCGGCATCGGACCCTATTTCAAGGCCAGCCTCAGCGCCCAGCAGTTCGGCGTGGGCAAGCCCGACCCGCGCATTTTCCGGGCGGCGGCAACAGCGGCCGGGGTGCAGCCGCATGAAGTGCTGCATGTGGGCGACGACGCCGCGCTCGATGTGCTGGCGGCGCTGGCTTGCGGCATGCAGACGGTCTGGGTCAACCGCACCGACCATCCGTGGACGCATCCGGCCCAGCCGCACGAAACCGTGACCACGCTGGCCGAGTTGTGCCAGTTGTTTCCCGCCTGAACTTCATCACTTTACTGAATGGTTTCATGACTCTGAAAATCTACGGCACCGCCGCTTCCCGCGCCGCACGTCCCCTGTGGGTGGCGCACGAGTTGGGCCTGGCTTACGAGCACATTCCCCTGCCTTACCTGGGCGGCGCCACGCGCACGCCCGAGTTCCTGAAGGTCAACCCGAACGGGCGCATTCCGGTGGTGGACGATGGCGGCGTGCTGGTCTGGGAGTCGATGGCCTGCACCCTGTATTTGGCCGAGCGCTTCATGGGTCGCGATGGTTTATCGCTGGCGGCCCAGACCCATGCCGAGCGTGCCGAGATCCTGCGCTGGAGTTTCTGGGTCGTGACCGAGTGCGAAAAAGACGCGCTGATTTTCCTGATGCACGGCGTGCTGATGCCGGCCGAACGCCGCAAACCCCAGCTGGCCGAAGAGTCGCTCAGGCACCTGGCCGGCCCCCTGCGCATCCTGAACCAGCATTTGCAAGACCGCCCCTGGCTGGCCGGCGAACGCTTTACCGTGGCCGATATCTGCGTGGCGTCGGTGGTGGCGTGGCTGGAAAGCGCCAGCGACTTGATAGCGCAGTGTCCGCAGGTGCGCGAATGGCTGCAGCGCTGTCTGGCGCGGCCCGCGTACCAGGCGGTCAGATCAATGGCAAAAAGTGACTGATGCGCTTGTTGCGCCTGCATAGCCAGCTATTAATTAAAGAGCGGGCGGCCAGCGCTTCAGCGCAAAGCCCTGGCCGCTTCCAGGCCGGAGCGCACCGCGCCTTCGAGCGTCGCCGGATACGGCCCGGCAATGTAGTCGCCGCAAGCCAGCAGGCCCCCGGCGACCCGGGCGGCGGGGCGCAGCAAACCCGGCGTGCAGGCAAAGGTGGCGCGTTTTTCGACAATCGTCTGCACCGGCTGCAGGTCCGTCAGCCCGAGTTGCCGCGCCGCCTGCGCGAGCACCTGCCGCGTGAGCGTGGCGCCGTCGCCGCTGCTGGCGCTGATGACAAAGGCCAGCAAGCCCGCCGGGCCGCCAAGCTGTCCACGGTCAAATGCAAACTGCGCGGGTTCGGTTGAAGTCGCCGGCAAGGCCAGCATGGGCTGGCGCAAACCGGCCTGGTCGGCATGGACATACACGGTGGTCAGCGCTTCATGCCGCAGGCCGCGTGTCTGCGCGAGCCAGGCGTCAGCCGCGACACCGCTGCTTTCCGCCAGCCGCGCCGCTTCAACCGGCGGGCAGGCCAGCACGACGCGCTCAAAGGTTTCGCCGCCGACCGACCAGCCCGTTCCGGCTGGCGCCAGCGCCTGCACCCGAACGCCCAGACGCTGCGTGCCGCCGTTCGTTGTGAGCCAGGCCAGCGCCGCATCGGGCAGCAGGGCATTCAGGTCCACGCGCGGCAGCAGCAGGTTCGAGCCGCCGCTTTGCGCAAACAGCGCGTCGCGCATCACGCGCAAAAACACCTGTCCGCTGGCGCGTTCGGCCGGCGTGTTCAGCGCCGACACGCACAGCGGCTCGATCAGCGAGGCCATCGCGCCGGGCGCCAGGCCCCGGCATAAATCGCTGACCGACCGACCGGGCTGGCAGGCGAATCCGCCCAGCCGCCAGCCCAGCGCCACCCTGAGCAGCGACAGCTTGTCGGCCCACGACCAGCCGCCGGCCGTCAGGATGCCGGCGAAGGCGTCCAGCGGCGCCGGCCAGTCGGGCAGCTTCAGGCCGCTGCCATCGGGGAATTGCATCGTCAGCGGCAGGCGCAGGAAGGACGCGGATGCATCAACGTCCAGTTCCTTCATCAGCCGCAGCGTCTCGGAATAAGCGCCGATCAGGATGTGCTGGCCGTTGTCCAGGGCGACCTGCCGGCCGGCCACGGTGATCATGACCCGCCGCGCGCGGCCGCCGGCGGTGCGCGAAGCCTCGAAAACCGTGACCTGATGGCCCAGGCGCGTCGCCTCGACGGCGGCGGCGCAGCCGGCCCAGCCCGCGCCGACGATGGCGACTTTCATGTGGCCAAATCACTAGAAGCAGACGCTTTCCCTCTCCAGCAGCAGGGGCCACGGAGACGGCTTTGCCGGGCCGCAGGCGCAGCGGCCCCCTCGGGGAGCAGCGCATTACACGAAGTGAAAAGCGTGGGGGTCATACCACTTTGCCGAAGGCCTGCGTTTTCCACGCCAGCCAGAACTTGCGCAGCGGCGTCAGGCTGACGCGCTGGTGCAGCACCTGGTAGTTATCGGCGGCGATTTCGCGCAGCAGCGTGCGGTAGATGCTGGCCATCATCAGGCCGGGCTTTTGGGCGCGGCGGTCGACGGCGGGCAGCAGGGCCAGCGCTTCGTCGTACAGGCTCAAGGCGCGCTCGGTCTGGAACTTCATCAGCGCGGTGAAGCGGTCCGAATACTG
This DNA window, taken from Polaromonas hydrogenivorans, encodes the following:
- a CDS encoding HAD family hydrolase — its product is MLDLTLIKAITLDLDDTLWPVWPAIARAEQALLDWLARHAPRTAALQAQPAARHEIREHVNGLHPELKHNLSALRSKAIRLALSRSGEDPDLAEPAFEIFFAERNRVTLFGDVPQSLEFLAGRFPLVALSNGNADIQRIGIGPYFKASLSAQQFGVGKPDPRIFRAAATAAGVQPHEVLHVGDDAALDVLAALACGMQTVWVNRTDHPWTHPAQPHETVTTLAELCQLFPA
- a CDS encoding glutathione S-transferase family protein, giving the protein MTLKIYGTAASRAARPLWVAHELGLAYEHIPLPYLGGATRTPEFLKVNPNGRIPVVDDGGVLVWESMACTLYLAERFMGRDGLSLAAQTHAERAEILRWSFWVVTECEKDALIFLMHGVLMPAERRKPQLAEESLRHLAGPLRILNQHLQDRPWLAGERFTVADICVASVVAWLESASDLIAQCPQVREWLQRCLARPAYQAVRSMAKSD
- the hemH gene encoding ferrochelatase, encoding MSFAPEPTFTHGAPPQALATTAILLCNLGTPDEPTAPALRRYLGEFLSDARVVEIPRAVWWLILHGIILRTRPKKSAAKYASVWLPEGSPLKVWTEKQALMLRGYLGKRGHAVEVRYAMRYGNPSIASQLDQLKADGVTRVLILPAYPQYSGTTTASVFDAVYAWAARIRRIPEFRFINHYHDDPGYIAALADKIRRHWQQSGQAEQLVMSFHGVPERTLQLGDPYHCECQKTARLVAEKLALPKDRYKVTFQSRFGKAKWLEPYTEPTLVQMARSGVKSVDVVCPGFTGDCLETLEEISMEARHAFLQAGGKTFNYIECLNDSPQWLAALSELGIRHMGGWPTAAPAEPQALNDSRARALALGASQ
- the hpnE gene encoding hydroxysqualene dehydroxylase HpnE, whose translation is MKVAIVGAGWAGCAAAVEATRLGHQVTVFEASRTAGGRARRVMITVAGRQVALDNGQHILIGAYSETLRLMKELDVDASASFLRLPLTMQFPDGSGLKLPDWPAPLDAFAGILTAGGWSWADKLSLLRVALGWRLGGFACQPGRSVSDLCRGLAPGAMASLIEPLCVSALNTPAERASGQVFLRVMRDALFAQSGGSNLLLPRVDLNALLPDAALAWLTTNGGTQRLGVRVQALAPAGTGWSVGGETFERVVLACPPVEAARLAESSGVAADAWLAQTRGLRHEALTTVYVHADQAGLRQPMLALPATSTEPAQFAFDRGQLGGPAGLLAFVISASSGDGATLTRQVLAQAARQLGLTDLQPVQTIVEKRATFACTPGLLRPAARVAGGLLACGDYIAGPYPATLEGAVRSGLEAARALR